The proteins below are encoded in one region of Telopea speciosissima isolate NSW1024214 ecotype Mountain lineage chromosome 10, Tspe_v1, whole genome shotgun sequence:
- the LOC122643822 gene encoding putative disease resistance protein RGA3 → MADAILFNLASKIIEVLGTLLVQEIGLASGAKKELSKLKDSLSTINAILLDADTKGATSHRVKNWLGRLKDVVYDAEDLVDELATEALRQKMELPNNMVAKQVRRYFSSSNPLVLSSRMGHKIKDIKERLDHIRMDVVFAGFQFTNQWVDGGDINDDDRRSGTDPSVIESEVLGRDKEKDDVVNLLTSSSSSSSGGSINEVLMKVMVIPIIGIGGLGKTTFAQYVYTDQRVKTHFELRMWVSVSFEFDVDHLAKKILESLPNDDNSGGLPVGEIDSKSKLIEKTGEIDAKSKVIEKPGEIDAKTKLVQKLSGKRYLLVLDDVWNENNPGKWESLRELLVGGAWGSMILVTTRSEKVASIMQPSKSLFYHLQGLNDNVCESLFNERAFGKENNEAAANNHPKLVKIGKDIVKKCGGVPLAAKALGSLLCHTRDEKEWLDVLETEIWKLCERESEPERKILPALRISYDHLPSHLKQCFAYCSIFPEDHQIDVDDLIHQWMAHGFIQPPPPTRGGGGSHSTLEDIGNRYFTELLWRSFFQELR, encoded by the coding sequence ATGGCGGACGCAATTCTTTTTAATCTTGCAAGCAAAATCATAGAGGTCTTGGGCACTCTCCTTGTCCAAGAGATCGGACTAGCATCAGGAGCAAAAAAGGAACTGAGTAAGCTCAAAGACTCTTTATCCACAATCAATGCCATATTATTGGACGCAGACACGAAGGGTGCCACGAGTCATAGGGTCAAAAATTGGTTGGGAAGGCTTAAAGATGTAGTTTATGATGCTGAAGATTTGGTGGATGAATTGGCAACAGAAGCCTTGCGACAGAAAATGGAGCTTCCAAACAACATGGTAGCAAAACAGGTACGCAGATACTTTTCAAGTTCAAATCCACTTGTGCTTAGTTCGAGAATGGGTCATAAAATAAAGGATATTAAGGAGAGGTTAGATCATATCAGAATGGATGTTGTGTTTGCTGGATTTCAATTTACAAATCAATGGGTGGATGGGGGAGACATCAATGATGATGATAGGAGGTCTGGTACCGACCCTTCTGTAATTGAATCTGAGGTCTTGGGTAGAGATAAGGAAAAAGATGATGTAGTAAACTTGTTaacttcttcatcatcatcatcatcaggtgGCAGTATTAATGAAGTACTGATGAAAGTGATGGTGATTCCCATAATTGGGATTGGGGGTTTAGGGAAGACAACATTTGCTCAGTATGTTTATACCGATCAAAGAGTGAAGACTCATTTTGAGTTGAGAATGTGGGTGTCTGTCTCATTTGAATTTGATGTTGACCATCTTGCTAAGAAAATTTTAGAATCCCTACCTAATGATGATAACTCTGGTGGTTTACCGGTCGGGGAAATTGATTCAAAgtcaaaactcatagaaaaaaccGGGGAAATTGATGCAAAGTCAAAAGTCATAGAAAAACCAGGGGAAATTGATGCAAAGACAAAACTCGTGCAAAAATTATCTGGAAAGCGATACTTGCTTGTCCTAGATGATGTCTGGAACGAAAATAATCCTGGTAAATGGGAGAGTTTAAGAGAACTGTTAGTAGGAGGGGCATGGGGAAGTATGATCTTGGTAACCACCCGTAGTGAAAAGGTTGCATCAATCATGCAACCGAGTAAATCATTATTTTACCATTTGCAAGGGTTAAATGATAATGTTTGTGAATCATTATTCAATGAGCGGGCATTTGGGAAAGAAAACAACGAAGCAGCAGCAAACAATCATCCTAAGCTAGTGAAGATTGGGAAGGATATAGTGAAAAAGTGTGGAGGAGTGCCTTTGGCTGCAAAGGCACTCGGAAGTTTGTTGTGCCATACAAGAGACGAAAAGGAATGGCTGGATGTCCTAGAGACAGAAATTTGGAAGCTATGTGAACGCGAAAGCGAACCCGAACGAAAAATCCTACCTGCTCTAAGGATAAGCTACGACCATTTGCCATCCCATTTGAAGCAATGCTTTGCCTATTGCTCTATTTTCCCAGAAGATCATCAAATAGATGTTGATGATTTGATCCATCAATGGATGGCACATGGGTTCatccaaccaccaccaccaactagaggaggaggaggaagtcaCTCTACATTAGAAGACATTGGGAATAGGTATTTCACGGAATTGCTATGGAGATCATTCTTCCAAGAGCTAAGATAA
- the LOC122643823 gene encoding putative disease resistance protein RGA3, whose protein sequence is MVFHFDKDETLNHETLIPFDKPQKLRTLYLHHHDDQYYHYGKLEISAGFVSPLQGLRVLQLRCLGMRKVPNCIGYQLQQLRYLDLSENPFRALPNSICRSYNLQALRLGGCRCFRKWPRDVTKLVSLRHLELRKCERIQYMPRGLRQLSSLQTLEYFVVVAAGERKKAAAAGIGELHGLNHELRGKLVIRRLGEVRDAIDAEEANLNDKSELQSLELNWESHSGRGRCLEDEKRRIRVLENLQPHPNLKELVIKYYVGIEMPLWTLSSSLLPHLTELKLWRCYNLKCLPLIGEFPCLKNLQLDSLKSVESICNKVVEMMGNNNGGGEGKPLVLFPSLEKLDLINMPNLERWTISVEAATMTGLTEEEEKHEGEEESVAAAAEEEEAQNNNLHLLSSSFPRLTHLTFSFCNKLTTVPILSVGGINHLTSLQTLRIDGPENILASLLDCPAPATLERLNISDCPNLVRFSDCFIEHLKSLSELRVSGCEKLTSLPEGIRHLIKLKLLRIIDCSALTTLPVGLGILSSLEKLEIWGCSNLSSLPEGIQHLTALKKLEIQTCPGLKTLPEGLGSLSSLEELGIQDCSNLSSLPEGIQHLTALKKLEIEICPGLKTLPEGLGSLSSLEKLTIWGCSNLSSLREGIQHLTALNTLKIISCPGLKTLPEGLGSLSSLEELWIDDCSNLSSLPEGIQHLTALKMLLIEDCSNLSSLPIGIQQLESRGVLGISNCPKLSWRHFLRSLPKRLS, encoded by the coding sequence ATGGTGTTTCATTTTGACAAGGATGAGACGTTAAATCATGAAACTCTGATACCCTTTGACAAGCCCCAAAAGTTACGGACACTTTACTTGCATCATCATGATGATCAATATTATCATTATGGTAAGTTGGAAATTAGTGCTGGATTCGTCTCACCTTTGCAAGGCTTGCGAGTGTTACAGTTGAGATGCTTAGGAATGAGGAAAGTGCCGAATTGCATAGGTTACCAGCTGCAACAATTAAGGTACCTTGACCTCTCCGAGAATCCTTTCAGAGCACTTCCTAATTCTATTTGTAGGTCATATAATCTGCAAGCATTAAGACTTGGGGGTTGTCGTTGCTTTAGAAAGTGGCCCAGGGATGTGACAAAATTGGTTAGCCTTAGACATCTTGAGTTGCGGAAGTGTGAAAGGATACAATACATGCCACGTGGGTTGCGGCAGTTGTCTTCTCTTCAGACTTTGGAATATTTCGTTGTCGTGGCGGCGGGGGAAAGGAAAAAGGCTGCTGCTGCTGGGATTGGGGAGTTGCATGGCCTAAACCACGAGCTTCGAGGAAAACTAGTCATCCGAAGGCTTGGAGAGGTGAGAGATGCCATAGATGCCGAGGAAGCAAACTTGAACGACAAGTCGGAGCTTCAATCTTTGGAATTGAATTGGGAAAGCCATAGTGGAAGGGGAAGATGTCTAGAAGACGAAAAACGACGGATTCGAGTGTTGGAGAATCTCCAGCCGCACCCAAATCTTAAGGAGTTGGTAATTAAATATTACGTAGGCATCGAGATGCCACTTTGGACGCTCTCTTCTTCCCTGCTCCCACATCTAACGGAACTTAAGCTCTGGCGTTGTTATAATCTTAAATGTTTGCCACTAATTGGCGAATTCCCTTGCCTTAAGAATCTCCAATTAGATAGTTTGAAATCCGTGGAGTCAATATGCAATAAAGTGGTGGAGATGATGGGAAACAAtaatggaggaggagaaggaaaacCATTGGTACTATTTCCATCGCTAGAAAAACTTGATCTAATAAATATGCCAAATCTGGAGAGATGGACAATCTCAGTAGAAGCGGCAACGATGACGGGATTAactgaggaagaggagaagcacgaaggagaagaagaatcgGTAGCAGCAgcggcagaagaagaagaagcacaaaataataatttgCATTTGCTATCTTCGAGTTTTCCTCGTCTCACCCACTTGACTTTCAGCTTTTGCAATAAGCTGACAACAGTGCCAATTCTTTCGGTGGGAGGAATAAACCATCTAACCTCTCTTCAAACATTGAGAATCGATGGTCCTGAAAATATATTGGCGTCTCTGCTTGATTGCCCTGCTCCAGCAACACTAGAAAGGCTAAACATCAGTGACTGTCCTAATCTGGTGAGATTTTCAGACTGCTTCATTGAGCATCTCAAGTCACTTTCTGAGCTTAGAGTTTCAGGTTGTGAGaagttgacatctttaccggaAGGGATTCGACACCTTATTAAATTGAAACTGCTACGAATTATCGACTGTTCAGCCTTGACAACATTACCGGTGGGTTTGGGAATTCTTTCATCACTTGAAAAGCTTGAGATTTGGGGTTGCTCTAATTTATCGTCTCTGCCAGAAGGGATTCAGCACCTGACTGCACTTAAAAAGCTGGAAATTCAGACATGTCCAGGTCTAAAGACGTTACCGGAGGGCTTGGGAAGTCTTTCATCACTTGAAGAGCTTGGGATTCAGGATTGCTCTAATTTATCGTCTCTGCCAGAAGGAATTCAGCACCTGACTGCACTTAAAAAGCTGGAAATTGAGATATGTCCAGGTCTGAAGACGTTACCGGAGGGCTTGGGAAGTCTCTCATCGCTTGAAAAGCTTACGATTTGGGGTTGCTCTAATTTATCGTCTCTACGAGAAGGGATTCAGCACCTCACTGCACTAAATACTCTGAAAATTATAAGCTGTCCAGGTCTGAAGACGTTACCGGAGGGCTTGGGAAGTCTCTCATCCCTTGAAGAGCTCTGGATTGACGATTGCTCTAATTTATCGTCTCTGCCCGAAGGAATTCAACACTTGACTGCACTTAAAATGCTCTTGATTGAGGATTGCTCTAATTTATCATCTTTGCCAATAGGGATTCAGCAACTCGAATCTCGTGGTGTACTTGGGATTTCAAATTGTCCTAAACTGTCTTGGAGGCATTTCCTAAGGTCTCTTCCAAAAAGATTATCGTAG
- the LOC122643824 gene encoding disease resistance protein RGA2-like: MEPIKLLYPLKGLNEKDCESLFNGRAFGKGEEANNNHPELVEIGRDIVKKCGGVPLAAKALGSLLCHTRNKKEWLDVLDTEIWKLCERENEPEQEILPALRISYNHLPSHLKQCFAYCSIFPQDHEIDVDDLIHQWMAHGFIQPPPPNRGGGSHSTLEDIGNRYFRELLWRSFFQELREVDRFGRKKWVCKMHDLVHNLARWVAGSKVEDYYYDYSGDSSSSSSCSNHIISHQGGVRRHIVSHVKKADTLNHQTLVIPLNDKPQKLRTLYWHHDDDDYGKLGISVGFISPLQGLRVLQLRNLKIKHVPKSIGYQLQQLRYVDLSGNSFKALPNSICRLYNLQTLRLGGCGEFKQWPRDMTKLVSLRHLELDEGLNIRYMPRGLGQLSSLQTLGYFAVAAGGRKKAGLGELHGLNQLRGKLVIRRLENVRDARDAEEANLKEKSELQSLKLDWKKGKFDYRGQGCLEDIKRGIQVLGNLQPHPNLKEFKIINYVGIEMPRWMLSSSLLPHLMELDLCNCYNLKCLPLIGEFPCLRNLQLTHLDVVESICNKVEMLGNNNGGGGEGEGKPLVLFPSLEKLYLYSTPNLERWTISVEATEAQHSNNHLHWLSSMFPSLTHLTFSRCNKLTRVPILSGGGISHLTSLQTLRIEHLERLASLPDCPAPATLERLTISNCPNLLRFADCFFDHLKSLSEFTVLDCEKLTSLQEGIRHLITLKLLQIGGCPGLVTLPVGLGSLSSLEQLLIRNCSNLSSLPKEIQHLTALKKLKIFECPALKTLPKRLGSFSSLEELKIWDCYNLSSLPEGIQHLASRGVLQISNCPNLSS, from the coding sequence ATGGAACCGATTAAATTATTGTACCCTTTGAAAGGGTTAAATGAAAAGGATTGTGAATCATTATTCAATGGACGGGCATtcgggaaaggagaagaagcaaaCAACAATCATCCTGAGTTAGTGGAGATTGGGAGGGATATAGTGAAAAAATGTGGAGGAGTGCCTTTGGCTGCAAAAGCACTAGGAAGTTTATTGTGCCatacaagaaacaaaaaggagtggTTGGATGTCTTAGATACTGAAATTTGGAAGCTATGTGAACGCGAAAACGAACCTGAACAAGAAATTTTACCTGCTCTAAGGATAAGCTACAACCACTTGCCATCCCATTTGAAGCAATGCTTTGCCTATTGTTCTATTTTCCCACAAGATCATGAAATAGATGTTGATGATTTGATCCATCAATGGATGGCACATGGGTTCatccaaccaccaccaccaaataGAGGAGGGGGAAGTCACTCTACATTAGAAGACATTGGGAATAGGTATTTCAGGGAATTGTTATGGAGATCATTCTTCCAAGAGCTAAGAGAAGTAGATCGTTTTGGCAGGAAAAAGTGGGTTTGCAAAATGCATGACCTGGTGCATAATCTTGCACGATGGGTCGCAGGGTCGAAGGTAGAAGATTACTACTACGACTACTCAGGagatagtagtagtagtagtagttgtagTAATCACATAATATCTCATCAAGGGGGAGTCCGGCGACACATCGTTTCTCATGTTAAGAAGGCTGACACATTAAATCATCAAACTCTGGTGATACCCTTGAATGACAAGCCCCAAAAGTTACGGACACTTTATTGGCAtcacgatgatgatgattatggtAAGTTGGGAATTAGTGTTGGATTCATTTCACCTTTGCAAGGCTTGCGAGTGTTACAGTTAAGAAATTTAAAAATCAAACATGTGCCGAAGTCCATAGGTTACCAGCTGCAACAATTAAGGTACGTTGACCTCTCCGGCAATTCATTCAAAGCACTCCCTAATTCTATTTGTAGGTTATATAATCTGCAAACATTAAGACTTGGGGGTTGTGGGGAATTTAAACAGTGGCCCAGAGATATGACAAAATTGGTTAGCCTTAGACATCTTGAGTTGGATGAGGGTCTAAATATACGATACATGCCACGTGGGTTGGGGCAGTTGTCTTCTCTTCAAACTTTGGGATATTTCGCTGTGGCGGCAGGGGGAAGGAAGAAGGCTGGACTTGGGGAGTTGCATGGCCTAAACCAGCTTCGAGGAAAATTAGTCATCCGAAGGCTTGAAAATGTAAGAGATGCTAGAGATGCAGAGGAAGCAAACTTGAAGGAAAAGTCGGAGCTTCAATCTTTGAAATTGGATTGGAAAAAGGGGAAATTCGATTATAGAGGGCAAGGATGTCTAGAAGACATAAAACGAGGGATTCAAGTGTTGGGGAATCTCCAGCCGCACCCAAATCTTAAGGAgtttaaaattataaattacgTAGGCATCGAGATGCCACGTTGGATGCTCTCTTCTTCCCTGCTCCCGCATCTAATGGAACTTGACCTCTGTAATTGTTATAATCTCAAATGTTTGCCACTAATTGGCGAATTCCCTTGCCTTAGAAATCTCCAATTAACGCATTTAGATGTTGTGGAGTCCATATGCAATAAAGTGGAGATGTTGGGAAACAataatggaggaggaggagaaggagaaggaaaaccATTGGTATTATTTCCATCGCTAGAAAAACTTTATCTCTACTCTACACCAAATCTGGAGAGATGGACAATCTCAGTAGAAGCAACAGAAGCACAACATAGCAACAATCATTTGCATTGGCTGTCTTCGATGTTTCCTAGTCTCACCCACTTGACTTTCAGTCGTTGCAATAAGCTAACAAGAGTGCCAATTCTTTCGGGGGGAGGAATAAGCCATCTAACCTCTCTTCAAACATTGAGAATCGAACATCTTGAAAGATTGGCATCTCTGCCTGATTGCCCTGCTCCAGCAACATTAGAAAGGCTAACCATCAGTAACTGTCCGAATCTGTTGAGATTTGCAGACTGCTTCTTTGATCATCTCAAGTCACTTTCTGAGTTTACAGTTTTAGATTGTGAGAAGTTGACATCTTTACAGGAAGGAATTCGACACCTTATTACATTGAAACTGCTACAAATTGGCGGATGTCCAGGCTTGGTAACATTACCGGTGGGCTTGGGAAGTCTTTCATCACTTGAACAGCTCCTGATTAGGAATTGCTCTAATTTGTCGTCTCTACCAAAAGAAATTCAGCACCTCACTGCACTTAAAAAGCTGAAAATTTTTGAATGTCCAGCTCTGAAGACGTTACCGAAGAGGTTGGGAAGTTTCTCATCGCTTGAAGAGCTTAAGATTTGGGATTGCTATAATTTGTCATCCCTGCCTGAAGGGATTCAGCACCTCGCATCTCGTGGTGTACTTCAGATTTCAAATTGTCCTAATCTGTCTTCTTAG